A genomic region of Limnohabitans curvus contains the following coding sequences:
- a CDS encoding branched-chain amino acid ABC transporter permease: MAFFLEALFGGLMAGMLYSLVALGFVLIFKASGVFNFAQGAMVLFAALAMARFSEWVPGWLGINSQFLANVIAFVLAGACMFVLAWTIERLVLRHLVNQEGVTLLMATLGITYFLDGLGQGIFGSDIYKIDVGMPKDPVFLLDSVFEGGVMINLEDVYAACIAALLVFVLSMFFQKTTTGRALRAVADDHQAAQSIGIPLNRIWVIVWFVAGLTALVAGIIWGSKMGVQFSLTTVALRALPVIILGGLTSVPGAIIGGLIIGVGEKLSEVYVGPMVGGGIEIWFAYVLALVFLLFRPQGLFGEKIIDRV; encoded by the coding sequence ATGGCATTTTTTCTAGAAGCCCTTTTCGGCGGCCTGATGGCCGGCATGTTGTATTCGTTGGTCGCACTTGGCTTTGTCTTGATTTTCAAAGCCTCAGGCGTTTTCAACTTTGCGCAAGGCGCGATGGTGTTGTTTGCGGCGCTGGCCATGGCTCGTTTTTCCGAGTGGGTGCCTGGCTGGCTCGGCATCAACAGCCAGTTTTTGGCCAACGTGATTGCCTTTGTGTTGGCTGGCGCGTGCATGTTTGTGTTGGCTTGGACGATCGAGCGCTTGGTGTTGCGCCACTTGGTCAACCAAGAAGGCGTGACCTTGCTGATGGCCACCTTGGGCATCACCTACTTCTTGGACGGTTTGGGCCAAGGCATCTTTGGCAGCGACATTTACAAGATTGATGTGGGCATGCCCAAAGATCCCGTGTTCTTGCTTGACTCTGTCTTTGAAGGCGGCGTCATGATCAACCTCGAAGACGTGTATGCCGCTTGCATTGCTGCTTTGCTGGTGTTCGTGTTGTCGATGTTTTTCCAAAAAACCACCACAGGCCGCGCACTGCGCGCTGTGGCCGATGACCACCAAGCGGCTCAGTCGATCGGTATTCCACTCAACCGCATTTGGGTCATCGTGTGGTTTGTGGCTGGCTTGACGGCGTTGGTCGCCGGCATCATTTGGGGCTCCAAGATGGGGGTGCAGTTCTCGCTGACCACCGTGGCTTTGCGTGCCTTGCCCGTGATTATTTTGGGCGGTTTGACCTCGGTGCCTGGCGCCATCATTGGCGGTTTGATCATCGGCGTCGGGGAAAAACTCTCTGAGGTGTATGTCGGCCCCATGGTGGGCGGCGGCATTGAGATTTGGTTTGCCTATGTGTTGGCCTTGGTCTTCTTGTTGTTCCGTCCACAAGGTTTGTTCGGCGAAAAAATCATTGACCGCGTGTAA
- a CDS encoding branched-chain amino acid ABC transporter permease, with amino-acid sequence MFYRENGQFKTSYRTDQQIFPIAQDRWVILALVAFAFIGIPAMVDEYMYRAILIPFLILSLAALGVNILVGYCGQISLGSGAFMAVGAYMAYNTYIRIEGVPLILALLSGGFFATLVGIFFGIPSLRVKGLYLAVATLAAQFFCDWAFLRIGWFTNNNASGSVSVSNLSVMGLPVGTPVEKYLFCLSFLVVFGLLAKNLVRSAIGREWMAIRDMDVAAAVIGIRPVYAKLSAFAVSSFIVGVAGALWGFIHLGSWEPAAFSIDRSFQLLFMVIIGGMGSIMGSFFGAAFIVILPIFLNQFLPVFGEVFGIAISTATVSHVESMVFGALIVWFLIVEPHGLAKLWSIAKQKLRLWPFPH; translated from the coding sequence ATGTTTTACAGAGAAAACGGTCAATTCAAAACGAGCTATCGCACAGATCAACAGATCTTTCCGATTGCCCAAGATCGCTGGGTCATTCTTGCGCTGGTCGCATTTGCTTTCATCGGCATTCCGGCGATGGTCGACGAGTACATGTACCGCGCTATTTTGATTCCCTTCCTCATCTTGTCGTTGGCAGCGTTGGGGGTGAACATCTTGGTGGGCTACTGCGGTCAGATTTCATTGGGCTCAGGCGCCTTCATGGCGGTGGGCGCCTACATGGCCTACAACACCTACATCCGCATTGAGGGTGTGCCGCTGATCTTGGCCTTGCTGTCGGGCGGTTTCTTTGCCACGCTGGTGGGTATCTTTTTCGGGATTCCCAGCTTGCGTGTGAAAGGCTTGTACTTGGCGGTCGCCACCTTGGCTGCGCAGTTCTTCTGCGATTGGGCTTTCTTGCGCATTGGTTGGTTCACCAACAACAACGCATCAGGCTCGGTCTCGGTGTCGAACTTGAGCGTGATGGGCTTGCCTGTCGGCACCCCTGTCGAAAAGTATTTGTTCTGCTTGTCGTTTCTCGTGGTCTTTGGCTTGCTCGCCAAAAACTTGGTGCGCTCTGCCATTGGCCGTGAGTGGATGGCCATTCGCGACATGGACGTGGCCGCTGCCGTGATTGGCATTCGCCCTGTTTACGCCAAGCTCAGTGCTTTCGCGGTGAGCTCATTCATCGTGGGCGTGGCGGGTGCGTTGTGGGGCTTTATTCACCTGGGTTCGTGGGAGCCTGCTGCGTTCTCGATTGACCGCAGCTTCCAGTTGCTGTTCATGGTCATCATCGGCGGCATGGGTTCCATCATGGGCAGCTTCTTTGGTGCCGCCTTCATCGTGATCTTGCCCATTTTCTTGAACCAGTTCTTGCCCGTGTTTGGCGAGGTGTTTGGTATCGCCATCTCCACCGCCACCGTGTCGCACGTGGAGTCCATGGTCTTTGGTGCGCTGATTGTTTGGTTCCTGATTGTTGAGCCACACGGCTTGGCAAAGCTGTGGTCGATTGCCAAACAAAAGCTTCGCCTGTGGCCTTTCCCTCATTGA
- a CDS encoding ABC transporter substrate-binding protein produces MKFRQITTAVTLFAAAITGSLVSTQAAAQAKEQFFPALVYRTGAYAPNGIPFANGFIDYLKLTNERGGINGVKVIYEECETAYATDRGVECYERLKGKNGGATVFQPLSTGITFALTEKAPIDKIPVLTPGLGRSESQDGGVFKWNFPLAGTYWVAADTIIQDIGKREGGLDKLKGKKIALMYHDSPFGKEAIPMLQERAALHGFQLSLLPVTHPGVEQKSTWLQIRQNRPDYVVNWGWGVMNSTALKEAQATGYPREKMYGVWWAGAEPDVKDVGAGAKGYTAVMMQHGAEKKSDVVKEILAKVHGKKQGTGPAEEVGDVLYMRGVQAAMYGIEGVRAAQERFGKGKVMTGEQARWGYENLNLTQAKLDTLGFKGVLRPLSTSCQDHMGSAWTRMHTWDGSKFVWSSDWYQADEQIMKPMVKAAADKYAAEKKIQRRSAADCQL; encoded by the coding sequence ATGAAGTTTCGTCAAATCACAACAGCCGTGACCTTGTTCGCTGCTGCCATCACCGGCAGCTTGGTGAGCACGCAAGCTGCTGCACAAGCCAAAGAGCAGTTTTTCCCTGCGCTGGTGTACCGCACAGGTGCCTATGCCCCTAACGGCATTCCTTTTGCGAACGGTTTCATTGACTACCTCAAGCTCACCAATGAGCGTGGCGGCATCAACGGCGTCAAAGTCATTTATGAAGAGTGTGAAACCGCTTACGCCACAGACCGTGGTGTGGAGTGTTACGAGCGCTTGAAGGGCAAGAACGGCGGCGCCACCGTGTTCCAGCCTTTGTCCACAGGCATCACCTTTGCGCTGACTGAAAAAGCACCGATCGACAAAATCCCCGTGTTGACACCTGGCTTGGGCCGCAGTGAGTCACAAGACGGTGGCGTGTTCAAGTGGAACTTCCCATTGGCTGGCACCTATTGGGTGGCTGCTGACACCATCATCCAAGACATCGGCAAGCGTGAAGGCGGCCTTGACAAACTCAAGGGCAAAAAGATCGCGTTGATGTACCACGACAGCCCATTCGGCAAAGAAGCCATCCCCATGTTGCAAGAGCGCGCAGCTTTGCACGGCTTCCAACTGAGCCTGTTGCCCGTGACGCATCCAGGCGTTGAGCAAAAGTCAACCTGGTTGCAAATTCGCCAAAACCGCCCTGACTACGTCGTCAACTGGGGTTGGGGTGTGATGAACTCCACTGCGTTGAAAGAAGCGCAAGCCACAGGCTACCCACGCGAAAAAATGTATGGCGTGTGGTGGGCGGGTGCTGAGCCAGACGTCAAAGACGTTGGCGCAGGCGCCAAGGGTTACACCGCGGTGATGATGCAACACGGCGCAGAGAAGAAGTCTGATGTTGTGAAAGAAATCCTCGCCAAAGTGCACGGCAAAAAGCAAGGCACAGGCCCTGCTGAAGAAGTGGGCGATGTGCTTTACATGCGTGGCGTGCAAGCCGCGATGTACGGCATTGAAGGTGTTCGCGCCGCGCAAGAGCGTTTCGGTAAAGGCAAGGTCATGACCGGCGAGCAAGCTCGTTGGGGTTATGAAAACCTGAACTTGACGCAAGCCAAGTTGGACACCTTGGGCTTCAAAGGCGTGCTCCGTCCTTTGTCGACCAGCTGCCAAGACCACATGGGTAGCGCATGGACACGCATGCACACATGGGATGGTTCTAAGTTTGTTTGGTCCTCTGATTGGTACCAAGCCGACGAACAAATCATGAAGCCCATGGTGAAAGCTGCTGCTGACAAATACGCTGCTGAGAAAAAAATCCAGCGTCGTAGCGCCGCAGACTGCCAGCTGTAA
- a CDS encoding ABC transporter ATP-binding protein, with protein MSANNIVLNVNGIEVIYNHVILVLKGVSLSVPEGRIVSLLGGNGAGKTTTLRAISNLLQGERGEVTKGSIEFRGERIENLTPADLVKRGVVQVMEGRHCFAHLTIEENLLTGSYTRSSKGEIEANLEKVYNYFPRLKTRRTSQAAYTSGGEQQMCAIGRAIMASPNMVLLDEPSMGLAPQIVEEVFNIVKDLNEKEKVTFLIAEQNTNMALKYADYGYIMESGRIVMDGAASDLANNEDVKEFYLGMGGGERKSFKDAKSYKRRKRWLA; from the coding sequence ATGAGCGCCAACAACATCGTTCTCAACGTCAATGGCATTGAAGTCATTTACAACCACGTCATCTTGGTGCTCAAGGGCGTTTCGCTCAGCGTGCCAGAAGGCCGCATCGTGTCTTTGCTAGGTGGCAACGGCGCAGGCAAAACCACCACCTTGCGTGCCATCTCGAACTTGCTGCAAGGCGAGCGCGGTGAGGTGACCAAGGGCAGCATTGAGTTTCGCGGCGAGCGCATCGAAAACCTCACGCCCGCCGATTTGGTCAAGCGCGGTGTGGTGCAAGTGATGGAGGGGCGTCACTGTTTCGCCCACTTGACCATCGAAGAAAACTTGTTGACCGGTAGCTACACCCGCAGCAGCAAAGGCGAGATTGAGGCCAACTTGGAGAAGGTCTACAACTACTTCCCTCGTTTGAAAACGCGCCGCACCTCGCAAGCGGCCTACACATCAGGTGGCGAGCAGCAAATGTGCGCGATTGGTCGCGCCATCATGGCCAGCCCCAACATGGTGTTGTTAGACGAGCCCTCCATGGGCTTGGCGCCACAAATTGTGGAAGAGGTGTTCAACATCGTCAAAGACTTGAACGAGAAAGAAAAAGTCACCTTCCTGATTGCCGAGCAAAACACCAACATGGCTTTGAAGTACGCCGACTACGGCTACATCATGGAGTCTGGCCGCATCGTGATGGACGGTGCCGCCTCTGACTTGGCCAACAACGAAGACGTGAAAGAGTTTTACCTCGGCATGGGTGGCGGCGAACGCAAGAGCTTCAAAGACGCCAAGAGCTACAAGCGCCGCAAGCGTTGGTTGGCATAA
- a CDS encoding phenylacetate--CoA ligase family protein: MSKHYDALETRNPVEREAALMAALPAQVAHAQKNSPAFAKSLAGVNAASITSREALAKLPVIRKYELLAQQQEQRATNVFGGFSAIGFGKAMPRVFASPGTIYEPEGARPDYWRMARAIYAAGFRAGELAHNCFSYHFTPAGSMMETGAHAIGCTVFAGGTGQTEQQVGAMAELKPAGYIGTPSFLKIIVEKAAEMGVKLPTVTKALVSGEAFPPSLRDWLAERGIAGYQCYATADLGLIAYETEAREGLVLDEGVIVEIVRPGTGDPVPEGEVGELVITTLNSDYPLIRFGTGDLSAVLPGQCPTGRTNVRIKGWMGRADQTTKVRGMFVHPGQVAEVVKRFPEIKRARLVVTGEMANDQMSLKVEAAEAEGLAQKIGDAVRDITKLRADVSLVALGSLPNDGKVIEDARTYQ, encoded by the coding sequence ATGTCCAAGCACTACGACGCACTCGAAACCCGCAACCCCGTCGAGCGCGAGGCCGCACTCATGGCCGCGCTGCCGGCGCAAGTGGCGCATGCACAAAAGAACTCGCCCGCATTTGCCAAGTCATTGGCCGGTGTGAACGCCGCCAGCATCACCAGCCGTGAAGCGCTGGCCAAGTTGCCCGTGATTCGCAAATACGAGTTGTTGGCGCAGCAACAAGAACAACGTGCCACCAATGTGTTTGGCGGCTTCTCTGCCATTGGCTTTGGCAAAGCCATGCCGCGCGTGTTTGCCAGCCCTGGCACCATTTATGAACCTGAAGGTGCGCGCCCAGATTACTGGCGCATGGCCCGTGCCATTTACGCCGCAGGCTTTCGCGCGGGTGAACTTGCACACAACTGCTTCAGCTACCACTTCACGCCTGCGGGCTCGATGATGGAAACGGGGGCACACGCCATTGGTTGCACCGTGTTTGCGGGCGGCACAGGCCAGACCGAACAGCAAGTAGGCGCCATGGCTGAGTTGAAGCCTGCCGGCTACATCGGCACGCCCAGCTTCTTGAAAATCATTGTGGAAAAAGCAGCCGAGATGGGCGTGAAGTTGCCCACGGTCACCAAAGCCTTGGTGTCAGGCGAAGCCTTTCCTCCCAGCTTGCGCGATTGGTTGGCCGAGCGCGGCATCGCGGGCTACCAGTGCTACGCCACGGCCGACCTCGGCTTGATTGCGTATGAAACCGAAGCCCGTGAAGGCTTGGTGCTGGACGAAGGTGTGATCGTTGAGATCGTGCGTCCTGGCACCGGTGACCCTGTGCCCGAAGGCGAGGTGGGTGAGCTCGTCATCACCACGCTGAATTCTGATTACCCACTCATTCGATTTGGCACCGGCGACTTGTCGGCTGTGCTGCCGGGGCAATGCCCCACAGGTCGCACCAACGTGCGCATCAAAGGCTGGATGGGTCGTGCCGACCAAACCACCAAAGTCCGCGGCATGTTTGTTCACCCAGGCCAAGTGGCCGAAGTGGTCAAACGTTTCCCCGAAATCAAACGTGCGCGTTTGGTGGTGACGGGCGAAATGGCCAACGACCAAATGTCGTTGAAGGTTGAAGCCGCCGAGGCCGAAGGCTTGGCACAAAAAATTGGGGATGCCGTGCGCGACATCACCAAGCTGCGTGCCGATGTGAGCTTGGTGGCGCTGGGCAGTTTACCCAACGACGGCAAGGTCATCGAAGACGCCCGCACCTACCAGTGA
- a CDS encoding tripartite tricarboxylate transporter substrate-binding protein — MKKLFALSLLAVATLTGANAADFPIKDKPVTIVVPFTAGGPTDRVARDLAEALRKPLGANVVVENVAGAGGTIGANKVAKAPQDGHTILLHHIGMATSPALYRKMPYNTTEDFEYLGMVNEVPMTLIGRPTLPATNFKELQAWIAQNKGAVNLGNAGLGAASHLCGLLFQNALKTDMTTVPYKGTAPAMNDLMGGQIDLLCDQTTNTTSQIEAKTVKAFAVTTTKRLTTPALKYLPTLDESGLKGFEVTIWHGLYAPKGTAAEVTAKINKALKVALKDPEFLKKQQGLGAVVVTDKRTDGAEHKKFVAAEIAKWGPIIQAAGVYAD; from the coding sequence ATGAAAAAACTATTCGCTTTGAGCTTGCTGGCTGTGGCCACTTTGACTGGCGCAAACGCCGCCGATTTCCCGATCAAAGACAAGCCTGTCACCATCGTTGTGCCGTTCACGGCTGGCGGCCCGACTGACCGCGTCGCGCGTGATTTGGCTGAAGCTTTGCGCAAGCCTTTGGGCGCCAACGTGGTGGTTGAAAACGTGGCTGGCGCAGGCGGCACGATTGGCGCCAACAAGGTTGCCAAAGCGCCGCAAGACGGCCACACCATCCTTTTGCACCACATCGGCATGGCCACATCGCCAGCCCTGTACCGCAAGATGCCTTACAACACCACCGAAGATTTTGAGTACTTGGGCATGGTCAACGAAGTGCCCATGACCTTGATCGGTCGTCCCACCTTGCCTGCGACCAACTTCAAAGAGTTGCAAGCTTGGATTGCACAAAACAAAGGCGCCGTCAATTTGGGCAACGCCGGTTTGGGCGCCGCCTCACACCTGTGCGGCTTGTTGTTCCAAAACGCACTCAAGACCGACATGACGACAGTGCCTTACAAAGGCACGGCACCTGCGATGAACGACTTGATGGGCGGCCAAATCGATTTGCTGTGTGACCAAACCACCAACACCACCAGCCAAATCGAAGCCAAAACTGTCAAGGCTTTCGCTGTCACCACCACCAAGCGTTTGACCACGCCTGCCTTGAAGTATTTGCCTACTTTGGATGAGTCAGGCCTCAAAGGTTTTGAAGTCACCATTTGGCACGGTTTGTATGCCCCTAAAGGCACAGCTGCTGAGGTGACCGCCAAGATCAACAAAGCGTTGAAGGTGGCTCTGAAAGACCCCGAGTTCCTCAAGAAGCAACAAGGCTTGGGCGCTGTGGTCGTGACGGACAAGCGCACCGATGGCGCCGAGCACAAGAAGTTTGTGGCGGCTGAAATCGCCAAGTGGGGCCCGATCATTCAGGCTGCGGGCGTGTACGCTGACTAA
- a CDS encoding bifunctional serine/threonine-protein kinase/universal stress protein — protein sequence MKRLEAGTELDGFRIGACLHAGGMAHIYEVTYADERPAPFDMVMKVPRMTAGDGAENIVGFEVEHQILQVLQGTHVPRFVAAGDLVNMPYLVMEHVPGLTLQQVLDAHTHNRTRAEVADITRLGAAIARAAHSLHQQNTCHLDIKPANVLMHPNGHAVLLDFGLSSHAHYPDLLAEELRKAVGSPAWIAPEQVVGVRGDPRSDIFAIGVMLYELATGELPFGNPQTNGGMRQRLWMDPTPPRRLRDDLPEWFQEVVLRCLEPEAAKRYPSAAHLAFDLEHPEQIKVTKRGKQVLGTPFFTHFKRWLKAAGMHYQPSPLPSQQIDEIPIVMVAVPNHEASDATLYSLRQSVARSLGLRPGARLAVVTVISPNLSSSSEHDKSETTLHRQYRTMLQQWAQPLDLSEHQTSYHVLEASDVANAIVRYAEGNNVSIIVMGAATHGLQMQRFVATIPIKVAMDAPCTVILVKQALPFEHLNN from the coding sequence GTGAAACGCCTAGAAGCGGGCACCGAGCTGGACGGGTTCCGCATTGGCGCTTGCTTGCATGCAGGCGGCATGGCCCACATTTATGAAGTGACCTATGCCGACGAGCGCCCCGCGCCGTTTGACATGGTGATGAAAGTACCACGCATGACGGCGGGCGATGGCGCTGAAAACATTGTGGGCTTCGAAGTGGAGCATCAAATTTTGCAAGTACTGCAAGGCACGCATGTGCCACGTTTTGTGGCGGCAGGCGATTTGGTGAACATGCCCTACTTGGTGATGGAGCATGTGCCCGGCCTTACCTTGCAGCAAGTGTTGGACGCACACACGCACAACCGCACACGGGCAGAAGTAGCCGACATCACGCGCCTTGGTGCGGCCATCGCCCGCGCTGCCCACAGCCTGCACCAACAAAACACCTGCCACCTAGACATCAAGCCCGCCAACGTGCTGATGCATCCAAACGGTCACGCCGTTTTGCTGGATTTTGGTTTGTCGTCCCACGCGCATTACCCCGACTTGCTGGCCGAAGAGCTGCGCAAAGCCGTGGGCTCACCCGCTTGGATTGCGCCCGAACAAGTGGTGGGCGTGCGCGGCGACCCGCGCAGCGACATCTTTGCCATTGGCGTCATGCTGTACGAACTGGCCACGGGTGAGTTGCCCTTTGGCAATCCACAAACCAATGGTGGTATGCGCCAGCGTTTGTGGATGGACCCCACGCCACCGCGCCGCTTGCGCGACGACTTGCCCGAGTGGTTTCAAGAAGTGGTGCTGCGTTGCCTAGAGCCCGAAGCGGCCAAGCGCTATCCATCGGCCGCGCATTTGGCATTTGACCTGGAGCATCCAGAACAGATCAAGGTCACCAAGCGCGGCAAGCAGGTGCTTGGCACGCCGTTCTTCACGCACTTCAAACGTTGGCTCAAAGCAGCAGGCATGCACTACCAGCCTAGCCCACTGCCATCGCAGCAAATTGATGAAATTCCCATCGTCATGGTGGCAGTGCCAAACCACGAGGCCAGCGATGCCACCTTGTATTCGCTGCGTCAGTCTGTGGCGCGCTCTTTGGGTTTGCGGCCTGGCGCACGCTTGGCGGTGGTGACGGTGATTTCGCCCAACCTCAGTAGCTCGTCAGAACACGACAAGAGCGAAACCACCCTACACCGCCAATACCGCACCATGCTGCAGCAATGGGCGCAACCACTGGATTTGAGCGAACACCAAACCTCGTACCACGTGCTTGAAGCAAGCGATGTCGCCAACGCCATCGTGCGCTACGCCGAAGGCAATAACGTGAGCATCATCGTCATGGGTGCGGCCACACATGGCTTGCAGATGCAACGGTTTGTCGCGACTATCCCTATCAAGGTGGCCATGGACGCGCCCTGCACCGTGATTTTGGTGAAGCAGGCGTTGCCGTTTGAGCACTTGAACAACTAA
- a CDS encoding metallophosphoesterase family protein produces the protein MKYALLSDIHSNLHALDACLAHAQTQGAERLAILGDLVSYGAFPAEVVARCQKLQQEGAIVLRGNHEELIQTHNINSANPNPSLGSQTAEWTHNQLSPAQRFWLEILPLTAQVDHMLLVHASADAPDRWRYVEDERTASLSLDAACAHPDVRYVFGGHVHHQSLYYRGTGRQLMAFKPTSGVPIPTPKHRQWIATIGSVGQPRDGNPRAMYAVFDSTAARLTFHRVAYDHRAAARAVREAGLPEFFAQRLETGK, from the coding sequence ATGAAGTACGCCCTGCTCTCAGACATCCATAGCAACTTGCACGCACTTGATGCGTGCTTGGCGCATGCGCAAACGCAAGGCGCGGAGCGCCTGGCCATCTTGGGTGATTTGGTGAGCTATGGTGCCTTTCCTGCCGAGGTGGTGGCACGCTGCCAAAAGCTTCAGCAAGAAGGTGCCATCGTGCTGCGTGGCAACCATGAAGAGCTGATTCAAACGCACAACATCAACTCGGCCAACCCCAACCCTTCGTTGGGCAGCCAAACGGCTGAATGGACACACAACCAGCTGTCCCCCGCGCAACGCTTTTGGTTAGAAATCTTGCCGCTCACCGCACAGGTGGACCACATGCTGTTGGTCCACGCCAGCGCCGATGCGCCTGACCGCTGGCGTTATGTGGAAGACGAACGCACCGCCAGCCTGAGCTTGGATGCCGCTTGCGCCCACCCCGATGTGCGCTATGTGTTTGGTGGCCATGTGCACCACCAGTCGTTGTATTACCGGGGCACAGGCCGTCAGTTGATGGCGTTCAAGCCCACGTCGGGCGTGCCCATCCCCACCCCCAAACACCGCCAGTGGATTGCCACCATTGGCTCGGTGGGCCAACCACGCGACGGCAACCCACGCGCCATGTACGCGGTGTTTGACAGCACGGCGGCCAGGCTCACCTTCCACCGCGTGGCCTATGACCATCGCGCGGCCGCTCGTGCCGTGCGCGAAGCAGGCTTGCCCGAGTTCTTTGCGCAACGCTTGGAGACCGGCAAGTGA
- a CDS encoding 3-hydroxybutyryl-CoA dehydrogenase gives MSSIQTVGIIGAGTMGNGIAQACAVSGVNVVMVDISEAAVAKGLATVAGSLDRLIKKEKITEADKAAALSRIKTSTSYDDLKGAELVIEAATENYDLKVKIVKQLDGMLAPEAIIASNTSSISITKLAAVTARADRFIGMHFFNPVPMMALVEIIRGLQTSDATHAAVHDLSTRLGKTPITVKNAPGFVVNRILVPMINEAFFVLAEGVASAKDIDAGMMLGCNQPIGPLALADMIGLDVCLAVMEVYLQEFGDSKYRACPLLKEMVAAGHLGRKTGRGVYSY, from the coding sequence ATGAGCAGCATTCAAACCGTAGGCATCATCGGCGCCGGCACCATGGGCAATGGCATTGCACAAGCCTGTGCGGTGTCTGGCGTGAACGTGGTGATGGTCGACATCTCTGAAGCCGCCGTTGCCAAAGGCCTTGCCACGGTGGCGGGCAGCTTGGACCGTTTGATCAAGAAAGAAAAAATCACCGAGGCTGATAAAGCTGCTGCCTTGTCGCGCATCAAAACCAGCACCAGCTACGACGACCTCAAAGGTGCAGAGCTGGTCATTGAAGCTGCCACCGAGAACTATGACCTGAAGGTCAAAATCGTCAAGCAGCTCGACGGCATGTTGGCTCCAGAAGCCATCATCGCGTCCAACACATCTTCGATTTCCATCACCAAGCTCGCTGCCGTCACCGCGCGTGCTGACCGCTTCATTGGCATGCACTTTTTCAACCCCGTGCCCATGATGGCACTGGTAGAAATCATCCGTGGTTTGCAAACCTCCGATGCCACACACGCTGCTGTGCACGACCTGTCTACTCGCTTGGGCAAAACGCCCATCACCGTCAAGAACGCACCGGGCTTTGTGGTCAACCGCATCTTGGTGCCCATGATCAACGAAGCCTTCTTTGTGTTGGCCGAAGGCGTGGCCTCAGCCAAAGACATCGACGCTGGCATGATGCTTGGTTGCAACCAACCCATCGGCCCCTTGGCTTTGGCCGACATGATTGGCTTGGATGTGTGCTTGGCCGTGATGGAGGTGTACTTGCAAGAGTTTGGCGACAGCAAATACCGCGCATGCCCCTTGCTCAAAGAGATGGTCGCGGCAGGCCACTTGGGCCGCAAGACAGGCCGCGGCGTTTACTCGTATTAA
- a CDS encoding ABC transporter permease produces the protein MNTYFRFWPVFLRNLLVWRKLAIPSLVANIAEPLMWLVAFGYGLGALVGDVTLGTDKVPYILFLASGSICMSAMNAATFEALYSAFSRMHVQKTWDGILNAPMRLDDVLLAEMLWAAFKSLFTITAILGVMFALGITQSWKLLAAWPILLFVGITFSCIALIFNALAKGYDFFTYYFTLFLTPMMFLSGVFFPRDQLPGIVRDISAWLPLTQAIALVRPLFLDQWPTDAALHLGVLAVYTVIAWKIALHLTKKRFRT, from the coding sequence ATGAACACCTATTTCCGTTTCTGGCCCGTCTTCTTGCGCAACCTCTTGGTGTGGCGCAAGCTCGCTATTCCCAGCCTCGTGGCCAACATTGCTGAACCCTTGATGTGGCTGGTGGCCTTTGGCTACGGCCTGGGTGCGCTGGTGGGCGATGTCACCCTAGGCACAGACAAAGTGCCCTACATCTTGTTCTTGGCCAGTGGCTCGATCTGCATGAGTGCCATGAACGCCGCCACGTTTGAGGCGCTGTACTCGGCCTTCTCGCGCATGCATGTGCAAAAAACTTGGGACGGCATCTTGAACGCGCCCATGCGATTGGACGATGTGCTGTTGGCCGAAATGCTGTGGGCCGCGTTCAAATCGCTGTTCACCATCACCGCCATCTTGGGCGTGATGTTTGCGCTGGGCATCACCCAAAGTTGGAAGCTCTTGGCTGCGTGGCCCATTTTGTTGTTCGTCGGCATCACCTTCAGCTGTATTGCCTTGATCTTCAATGCACTGGCCAAAGGCTACGACTTCTTCACCTACTACTTCACCCTGTTCCTCACGCCGATGATGTTCTTGAGCGGCGTGTTCTTTCCGCGCGACCAACTGCCGGGCATCGTGCGCGATATCTCAGCATGGCTGCCCCTCACCCAAGCCATTGCCTTGGTGCGCCCCCTATTTCTAGACCAATGGCCTACGGATGCAGCCTTGCACCTTGGCGTTTTAGCCGTCTACACCGTGATCGCTTGGAAGATTGCGCTGCATCTGACGAAGAAACGTTTCCGAACCTGA